Genomic DNA from Longimicrobiales bacterium:
CGCCTGCATCGCGCCAGGCACAGTCGATGCAGCCGAATTATGAGTCGCCTCGCCAGCGAAGTAGAGCGTAGGCCCTACGGCTTCCGCGAGAGCCTGGCGCATGGTGAGACCCGCCAGCGGGCGCGTGCCCGGCGCGGGGTAAGAGTAACTCCCGCGTATATACGGCTGCGCGGTCCAATCCTGCACAACGCCTTCGATAAAATTAGTCGATGCGTTTCCACCAAACGCCACATCAAGGTCAGCCAGAGCCTGGTTGATTCGGGCAGTATCGTCTGGCAGCGCCGCCATCGCTTCGGCGTTCCTTCCCATCAGGAAACAAGTCAGCACATGACTGGTGGCGCTGGGCTGGTACTTGTTCGGTGTCCAGCAATTACCGGAGAGGCCATCAGTAAGCACGTTCATCATCTTGGATGCCCAGACCTGGCTGCTGAATCGCAGCGAGATCTTCATGCCCTTCCCCATGCCGATCGTATTGATGGCATCCAGCTTGGAAGCAGGTAGATCGGGAATGAAATCGATGATCTCAGCCTTGAGAACACCGACCGATACGGTCACGATGATTGCATCGGCGTAGTGGTAGACCCCGTTGTCGTCGATGGCGACCGGCTTCACACCGCTCGTATCAACAACCGTAACCGGGCTGTTATAAACGACAAAAGGAATCACCTGGTCGAAATACAGTGTTTCGAGTGCGTCGAGATATCCCGTCGGGTTCAAACCGTAGAGGGCACTGCTCAGTGAGAAGGAATTCCATTCCCGGGACAGCGACCGCAGTCCCAATCTTTCGACCGTCGTTCCATATTCACCACCCGGAGAACCTTCTTCATACAGGTGGTAACCGCGACTCGTCGAAGGGACGCCCCAGGCAGTATCAAGGAAGTCGGACAACGGGCCGTCCGTGGCGGAATTGTCGTGATTTCCGACCTGGGAATAGAAGTCCCAGTAATCGACGATGTCCGGGTCCAAAAAACAATTTCCAGTTTCCGCCCAACATGTATTCCCTCCACCCATTCCGTCTGCGTCCATCACGATCAACTCATCCTGGGTGGAGTTTTCCCTGAAAATACGAATCTGTGCGCCGTTGCCGTATGCGGCATTGATATCGTTGAATATCGGGTTGTTCGACGCGCCGTAAAGTTCCTCAGCTCCGTGCTCGATCCCGACATCGCCGAGAGTGTCCGAATAGACTCGGCCCCCATGTCGATTCGTGGCTTCGAGGACCAGAACATCAAAGCCCAGGTTGTTCAGCGTGTAAGCCGCGTAGAGGCCGGACGCCCCTGCCCCGACGATCACGACGTCGTGGTCAGTCGAGGGTTCGACTGCACGGGAAGGCCCCGAGATCAAGGCCAACGCAACCAGAGTTCCGATCGCGAGAGCCGTCCGAATGACCTCTTCGGTGGATGAGTTCGGCGAAGTGCGGTTTCCCGAGGAATCCATGCAGGCGAGCTTTCGGAAGGTCTTTAATTGGCAGGCGGGCCGATATGTCCATGCAGCCTTCACCTCAAAATACCAGAAATTGGACTCCTCATGCAATAGAAATCGCCCCGGCTGCAATCGGGTGCGAGCATGTCATTGGGCCCGACGGCGCGGCAGAACGAGGGCGTCCTCTAAGTACCCGGAAGGGTCCGATTGTGTTGACGGCTCTAGACTGGGCAGGACCGGGTAAACTGGGGGATAGGACATTCAAGCTAGCTTCCGGCACAACGTCCGGGTATGGGCGTTATGTCAAGTTGCTATTGGGAGGCCCGTGACGGGACCCATGTGCCGGGGTGGTTTTCCTGGTCGGTGTAAAAGCGCTCTGCCTGCCGGGCACGAACAAGGCGGGCGAAGCCAGTAGGTGTCAAATCGATGTCAAATCGGCTTCGGGCCCAAGCTTCAACTCTTCAAAGCTTCGCTGAACTGCAGAAGATCACGAACCGGAGCCGGTGGGCAGGCGACATAAGCTGGTGGACCTTGACGGAATTGAACTTTCGACACCGTTTTTGCCCTGTGGATGGGATGCGGATCGTTCACGTTCGCGACGGGTCCGAGGGCACCACTCGACACGCTCTCTCCGGTACCGAGCATGTCGCTATAGGTGACCTTGACGGAAACAGATCTGCCTACGTCGTCCTGGGTCAGGAGGTAGCTCGAGCCCGTCGCACCGGAGATCGGAGCCCCGTCACGGAGCCACTCGTACATGAACGAACCTAGTCCGTCGTCAACAGTCAGCGCCGAGGTGTTCCCAGACAGCGGGTGTTCCCGTCTCGGGCTCACCTAGGGGTTTAACATGGCGCCCAGGCTCGGACGTCGTGCCAGAAGGCAGCTTGAATGTCCTATTCCCTAAAAACTCACCGAAACGGGTCTGTGTTCAGGCGCTCGCCATCACGTCGCAGAGAGTCGTTCCCTGGGCGCGACGGAACAATTGATAGAGCATGACGATCGATCGAACCGGAAACGGATCGCGGGTCTCTTCTCGAAACGCCGGCCGGTGGGCCAGGCGTTCATGCCAAGCATGTAGCCGCGGATGATGCGCCAGCGGGTATCCCGCGTTTTGGAGTCT
This window encodes:
- a CDS encoding FAD-dependent oxidoreductase is translated as MDSSGNRTSPNSSTEEVIRTALAIGTLVALALISGPSRAVEPSTDHDVVIVGAGASGLYAAYTLNNLGFDVLVLEATNRHGGRVYSDTLGDVGIEHGAEELYGASNNPIFNDINAAYGNGAQIRIFRENSTQDELIVMDADGMGGGNTCWAETGNCFLDPDIVDYWDFYSQVGNHDNSATDGPLSDFLDTAWGVPSTSRGYHLYEEGSPGGEYGTTVERLGLRSLSREWNSFSLSSALYGLNPTGYLDALETLYFDQVIPFVVYNSPVTVVDTSGVKPVAIDDNGVYHYADAIIVTVSVGVLKAEIIDFIPDLPASKLDAINTIGMGKGMKISLRFSSQVWASKMMNVLTDGLSGNCWTPNKYQPSATSHVLTCFLMGRNAEAMAALPDDTARINQALADLDVAFGGNASTNFIEGVVQDWTAQPYIRGSYSYPAPGTRPLAGLTMRQALAEAVGPTLYFAGEATHNSAASTVPGAMQAGERAAGELIFNFGGPPAPGTPTADFSTSVAVGAAPLDVSFSDISSQMPTAWSWEFGDGGTSVDQNPNHQYTTPGDYSVSLTATNPNGSHTRVQPLLISVPEPSAHAALVGGILGLLAMRAHRRQFANQRM